TTTTCACCCGcaaaccacttcctgtcccccaAGTAATTGGAGAACTGCTTCAGGATGCCTGGCAGCTTCTGGAGGTACCCCGGCTTCAGGTTGTCCTGATGTCAGAGAGGTGATGTTGGCATTCGTGGAGACTTGGAGGTGTGAAGTGACACATTTAGGCCATGTCCACACTACTATGtttccatttaaaaaacacatcttttgatACATTTTGATACCCCGGGTGTCCACACTACGGCAGAGTTTTAGGGCACCGAAAACGGAGGAGTTTAAAAACTCTGGGCTGGACGGGTGTAAACAGAGAAGTTGGGAAACAATGATTCAGACACCTgatatctggaccttgagtctgaaataaaagtgtcGAAATACGACGCCGACACCCTACTTGATTATGTCTTAGCAGTCACGACGTGTCCTTCCCCGTTTGGCTATGGGGCGTGACCAAACAGCCAGGTCTACCAGGACAGTTTAACCTCGTCGTCAGTCCAAGCAAAGAAATCTCTGGTCCCTCTTTTTGCCACCGACGTTTTTCCATTGctgcatttaaaacaaaaaaactaaagcaATTGCAGCGTGTTGAAAATGTACTTCCAGTTTACACCTTCACTCAGAGTACGTTATACAGTTTCAAAGGTTGCCGTGTGCACCgagttcatttaaaaaacgaTGCTGAAATGCACCGTTTTAAAACAAAAACGTATTAGTGTGGCTGTAGCCTCAGTGTTAAGCTCTTTATGTCGTACTCACATAGTCACCGTAGCACATCATCGCAAAGCCGATTCTGAAGTCCATCGCCTGGTTCTCCAAGAAGTCCACACGGACTTTCTCATCCTCGGTCTCTCCACCTGGGATCACATCAGATTCAGTGAGGAACAAAGACTGAGACACACCTGACAAGTGtggttccttctttttaaaaaggaatcctgaaataaatacatattatattttcaCAATACTTACACAAATTGTGCTTACGAGCAATGTATCTCATGATGGCATTGCTCTGCACGATCTTCCTGTCTCCATCCTCCAAGTAAGGCAGCTATGGTGAGACGTTGAAACCATTATTAGTTTGGGTTTTTATTTGCCAGCTTTATACTTCAATTAATCCTTAAAAGTGAACCTCACTTACGTTGGGAAAGTCAATTCCAAGTTTACTTTTTTCATCCAACCAGCAGCTCTTGTCAAAGTCGGGAGCTGTGAGGGAGAGACATGTGGGTTAGATGATTAAGTAGATGTTTGGACACTTTGATTAACTGAAAGCTGAATTGGTAAGTTACCTTCGCCACAGACGTACAACTTGTTCTCATACTTGGAGCCAGTGTACTCCAGCAGCAGACGGGCAGGCTGGGCGAGCTGAGATTCACACATGGATGAGAGCACACCTCTCaattgattaatcaattaacGATGTTAATCGCTTTTGGACTAATGAGTGGTTCATCCGGTAAAAGTACAAAACATTTGTTGCATAGTCTCAAATATCAAGTTTTGCTTTGTTGTGCGATACAATTTAAAATCATTGAGGTTTTAAGTCTGGACAAATCTAAAACATAATGTATGCATCTTATCAAAGCAAACTATTTCTATGCAACACCAAGTGCTAAAGATAGTTAAAACTATAATGGACACTCggaagagcgcataccttcgcatatcacaagattgggcattgaattatgaacatgttggcattagttgcatgccaattagatacacatttaccgtgctatggtaaaaagaagattttgaccttttcatgaccttgacctttgacccgattgatcccaaaatataatcaaatggtccccggataataaccaatcatcccaccgaattacatgcgattcggtttaaaactttttgttatgcgaggaacacaaataaatacatggcgatcaaaacataaccttccgcattttcaatgcgaaggtagtAACTTCCATTTCAATAGATATAGACATAGTCGGATGTTAGCCGTTAGAGATAACtagcgttacattgttgcaCCACTTGCATCCAAGGCCATGAGGCATGAGCACGTGCACTGGTCACTTTACAAAACATTTCCCAGATGTTACCAACTTACATAACATTTAACCTGAGCGAGGCTCTGTCGATACTTCTTATGCTTACAAAGCTCTATGGAGTTATGGAGTCGGACGTCAACGTTAGGAGCAAGAGAGGAACAGTTTGAAATGCAGTGACGCGGTGCGTGTTTCTTAAATCTCTGTTTGTTGGCTCTTCAGCGGGAGCCGTTAAAATCAAACAAGAACCACGTTATGAATAAAAGAAGACGGCTGCACTCACCCCACGAATATCCCAGTAAGCCAGTTTCATTGTCATTTTGAATTACTTTTTTGGGATGATGGCGACTCTCGCAGCTGTTTTAACCCGCTGGACTGAGAGGTGGGCTGGTTTCTTTCTGCAGGAGGTGGGCGGGGTCTGAGAGCAGGTCGGGTCACGTGACGAGGGCGTGAAATCTCAGACCTGCTCGAACCCCATTGGCTGTTGGTCTGCTGACAGGTTTAAATTGTTCTTGTGAATGCTTCTCAGTCTGTGGACAATGAGGCAGTTACTGATCGGTTCTGTTGTCTGCACAGTCCCGGTTCATTTCAGGGTGTGTGAATATGAATACGCTCAACAGGCTCTTACCGGTATATCCAGCTCACGTGACAATGCAACCGATGATTGACGCTAGGTAGCAGACAAAAGTCAAATTATAGCCAAACAGACACAAGTCCAGACAGAAGCCACAAGTAAAGCTGTATCTCCTGCAAGAATGTATACAGGGAATACTTTACAAAGCTTGTGCGattctctgatatatacacatgtacatacatgcatacatgtatgtgtatatttatatcgatgtatgtgcgtgtatttatgtatgtaagCAGGTACAGAGACCGGGTACAGATCGCAGTGTGGCTCTCCTCCATAGCcaggtgcacacacataagTCACATCACCAAGTTTTTAATGATGTCAGTATATTGGGCGTATTTCCAATAATTTTATGTGAAGTTAAATCCGATATTTAAAATAGATAAAGAGTCTCTGAATTACAATAATACACCGACataagtatatatgtacatacatatattcatatatatgtatatattagggctgtcaatcgattttaaaaaattaactaattaatcgcacattttgaaattgcgattaattaatcgcgattaatcgcgattaatcgcaattaaaagttcaaagttaaaagttcattctttttaaagacaaaacttcacacagagctgtgttttcaaagaggctcctacatatacagtgccagcgaggtatttaatatcgtggatgataaatagtttcttcagtgaaacatcagattagttaaaaaaaagaagtatattgagaccccattggtcctgtcatctttaacattgaacacagcagaaccagtggccttggtaactgactgacattcacatatgtcacgttaaccctctggaggctgggggcattttatacatttgacaaaataaattaaattcaccgtttaaagtcttttgcatgtgacacacccccacgtgttatacatcaaacattccagaacaatctcagctctgaaatgagcctcattgtcctcgcgccgtgtcctctggttctctgaatgagcctaacctgtgaggtgggaggttctttgtgatttactgagtgttcattggttttttttcccccgaaatgttgacagacaaacggattgaccaatcacgttgaaggtttcgtgtgtcgcgttctttccgcgccgcgtcacccgacacgtcgccctccgttcctctgtgtatcagagggggagacgggaggaaggaggagcaggaggaaacccgactgattcatccacgagtttaaactgatttatgctccttattttcgcggagaaatgattgttttaaaaacggaaacagtgtcaaaccgtactgccgcggtaaaaaaataatttaaaaaaataaaaataaacttgcgttaattgcgttaaaatattttagtgcgttaacgcggccaaattaatcgcatagattaacgcgttaacgctgacagccctagtatatatatatatattcataaagacagcattgaaggcctaggtagaaaatgcatgGCCCGCCACTGGAGGACACCAATACGCAGGTATAACCATAGTAGTTCAAAGGTCCCTCCTGGTCAAAAACTgagacatgttttatttccaaaaAAACTGAATACCTTTTATCACTTTGTGTTGGCTCAGTTATTAAGGCCGTTGACACTTTTTCTTGATGCAGTCAATGTGTACTTACAACTCCCACACAGCATGAAAGGTGCATGGAATtggactctaaattgcccatagatGTGAATGCTGGTCTGTCTCAATATGTGTCCTGTGGTGGACtggtgacctgtccagggtgaacccagCTTTGGCCCAATCACCTGGAATCAGCTCCAGCACCCCTAACTGGGATAAGTGGTTTGTAGAATGGATTTGCATACCTCTATTACT
The genomic region above belongs to Pseudoliparis swirei isolate HS2019 ecotype Mariana Trench chromosome 9, NWPU_hadal_v1, whole genome shotgun sequence and contains:
- the LOC130199177 gene encoding glutathione S-transferase Mu 3-like, producing MTMKLAYWDIRGLAQPARLLLEYTGSKYENKLYVCGEAPDFDKSCWLDEKSKLGIDFPNLPYLEDGDRKIVQSNAIMRYIARKHNLCGETEDEKVRVDFLENQAMDFRIGFAMMCYGDYDNLKPGYLQKLPGILKQFSNYLGDRKWFAGEKITFVDFIMYELLDHQRMFHATCLDDFKNLKDFLDHFEALEKIAAYLKSDRFKKTPINNKMANWGNERE